The window aTGAGACTAGATTCGTCATTTCTGTTAACTGGTTCAGTTGCTTCAAAGACTTTGATCTACTTTAGTTCTTGACCTCGTCTACTTGATATTCTTGATTCTGAGAAGAGTTAAATTTCTTAATCTCAAGCCAGTTTCTGCCTAATACAATGAGACTTTTTGAGTCCAATTCAAAAACTGTAcactaaaaaaaacacaaaagagagtAGCCTTCTTTTCACCAAGAGTAATGCCGGAACCTGCTCCGGCTTGTTCTCCTGAAAGGTTTACAAGCCAAAATGCTAAGATCAACAGCTGCAGCAAGCGCCATGAAAATGGCTGCATCTTCCACACAAGTTACATGCCGCATAGCCAACTGAACCACGGGTTTGCTGCTTTTTCCTTCCCCTTGCACTCTTGAGCTCATTACAAACCCGCCTCCAGAGACACATTGTCCCAGACCTGAGAAGTCTCCGCTACTCTGCGGGCTTGGAATCGGGGTAGCTGCAACCGTTAGCATCTGTTTATCCGTGTCGANNNNNNNNNNNNNNNNNNNNNNNNNNNNNNNNNNNNNNNNNNNNNNNNNNNNNNNNNNNNNNNNNNNNNNNNNNNNNNNNNNNNNNNNNNNNNNNNNNNNNNNNNNNNNNNNNNNNNNNNNNNNNNNNNNNNNNNNNNNNNNNNNNNNNNNNNNNNNNNNNNNNNNNNNNNNNNNNNNNNNNNNNNNNNNNNNNNNNNNNNNNNNNNNNNNNNNNNNNNNNNNNNNNNNNNNNNNNNNNNNNNNNNNNACAATGAAGAGAGTTGTGGTGATTGTCTCTACGGTTTTGGTGTTTAGGAACCCTGTTAGGCCTTTGAATGCTCTTGGATCAGCCATTGCTATTTTCGGTACCTTCTTGTATTCTCAGGCTActgccaagaagaagaagattgaagtgGGAGGTGATAAGAAGAACTAAGGGCAAATCTAAGGTTTCCTCAAGCTGTTTTATTCTtttccaagttttgttttttgtttttgttgtttttaatcttattaTGAGACTAGATTCGTCATTTCTGTTAACTGGTTCAGTTGCTTCAAAGACTTTGATCTACTTTAGTTCTTGACCTCGTCTACTTGATATTCTTGATTCTGAGAAGAGTTAAATTTCTTAATCTTAAGCCAGTTTCTGCCTAATACAATGAGACTTTTGAGTCCAATTCAAAAACTGTAcactaaaaaaacacaaaagagagtTGCCTTCTTTTCACCAAGAGTAATGCCGGAACCTTCTTCGGCTTGTTCTCCTGAAAGGTTTACAAGCCAAAATGCTAAGATCAACAGCTGCAGCAAGCGCCATGAAAATAGCTGCATCTTCCACACAAGTTACATGCCGCATAGCCAACTGAACCACGGGTTTGCTGCTTTTTCCTTCCCCTTGCACTCTTGAGCTCATTACAAACCCGCCTCCAGAGACACATTGTCCCAGACCTGAGAAGTCTCCGCTACTCTGCGGGCTTGGAATCGGGGTAGCTGCAACCGTTAGCATCTGTTTATCCGTGTCGATTAAAAACTCCCCGCCTTTCTCAGCGCTGATGAGAATTTCAGACATTAAAACATCTCCAACTTCTAGCCCGTTTGATAGAAGATGGAATCTGCAACACACCGAGTCTCTGATCCCACGTTCCCGCCAAGCTTCGAGCTTTCCCCATGGCTGCCAGCTGTTGGGTCGAGATGGGTCAGGTCTGACCACAAGCCAAGCACCCGGGTTGGACTTGGCGACCCAATCACAGCCAGTGGATGGGACAAAAGGAGTTGTAATGAAAGCAGCAGCAACTGCAGAGCCAGAGAGATCATGTATCTTCACCTTCCAGCCTTTTCTCTCACGTCTCTCACTCTCGAGCTCAGTTCCATCGCCTGAACTTGACCAGTATCCATTCAACGGATCCACCTGTGACACCCTGAAGAATCAATAGCTCCTGTCAGTTACTAAACAGAGAACACAAAGAGACAAGATTTGTGCAACTATGAATAAAATCAAAATGTCACCTGTCTCGGCTAAACTTGCAACTGAAGATAGGTTGCTTGACCGAGCCACGAAGCTGAACTATCTGAGGGCTCAAGGTAGTAACATCCTCGAACTGGAAAACATATCTAGGATCAGGATCAAGCTTCACTCTCAAATGAAGCTGAGCGCCACCATCCCGCTTGTTCTTTCCGATACCGATCCATCCATTGAAGAGAATCATTGGTTTCCCTTCTCCCCATTGAGGACCTACCTCCAACTTAAATATCCCAATGTGCTGTCTTTTAGCACCAACCCCGCAATTCGAACTCTTTTTACCAGTAAAAACCGATATTTCCAAGTGAGCATGAGTATAGAAACATCCAGGGGTCAGGAGAGCTCTTAAATCAGATTCTTCAAGATAAAAGCTTGTGGAAACGCCCTGATGGTCAGGAGCTGCATCTAGGGAAGGCATCAAAGGGACAGATGTTGTCTGAACGGGAAAACCTCGGAGTTTTATTTCGCAAGAGCATTGGGAAGAACagttcttcttctcatctgtTCTTGAGGAAGAGTTTAAAAGGATCTTTGGAATTCTCAAGGCAAGAGAGCCTACTGAAAGGCGAATAAAAGCTTGGGGATCCATTAAAATGTCAGAAAAAATCTCCCCATTGGATCACAGAGGATGCATATCCATGGTGGTATGATCAGTCAACCTAACAAGCCAACACCAAAGACGAAAGAGATTAAACTAAAGTTAAACCAATATCAACAGAacactggaaaaaaaaataacacagtCTTGAGCTCTGGTGCCAAGCAACTAATAGGCTTAAACACTTGTACTGAAATTAAagtttccctcttttttttttttgtttataacaaCACCACTAAGCTAGAGAAATTTAATATCTTTCCTATTTTCCCACATAGCTCTAAACCTTTAAAGAACAACGATCACATGACTTCTACCATTAGTAAACTCTCAAGCTACATCTAGCTCtaagaaattaaattactttagATTAAACAAACAGCACATGACAAATTTCATTACATTTAACAAACCTTAAAGCTGAATAGAAGCTGATTAAGCTATATATAACCAATTGAAGTCaaggtaaaaagaaacaaagaagcagagagagaatCTAATCAAGTGAAATGAGctaaaaattttaatgaaaaaaaaaaaaaggaacaaactttaTGGAATTAGGATTTTACAACAAATGAGCAGatagaaaaaagaaagcaaattagAGTTGTGATACAAACCTGTTTAAGCATTATTTTCAAGACAATATGATAAGATTCAAGAAAAGTTAGAACCTTTCAATATCCTCTCGTAAAACCAAAAGCAGAagaattttagagattttttttttttttttaaatgtgagTAAATGAAATGatagagaagaatcaagagagATGTAACATGAACATGGAATTCatagaaagaagagagatttaagattattatgattcgttttttttttttttggctttcaaagagagaaacttttcttcttcttcttctctcttctatctctctctctctcgtttttgCTGTGTAAGTAAAAAATGTTCTAACAcccgaagaaaaaaaatggagatattCTTCAGAACGAAATTGACGGGGAGAATATAAACGCAAATAAAGGGGTTTCTATTTTTGCTCCTTTATATTACAATTTATCTCctctttttatcctttttaagttttaacgtCAACgtacaaacaaatatcaaatacatatatatatatatatattttttcattggttCGAAACAACAAATATAATGTGTTTCATTTTGACAATTTTCTGCAAAATCAGCCTGTAGTTTAAACTCGATTTTTTTGGCATAATGAACTCATATATAGAGTAACAAAATTTTATCGAGTAAAAAGTAAGGTTTAAGTATAATAAATTTCCTTctacattttagtttttatatgatATGGAAGCTTTAGATATGAGTTCATacatcaaaattttagtttatataattaaaataattttactcgGTACTAATTACTAGTATAAAAGTTTAATAGTATAAAAACATGATAGTAGTAGTTACGATTATTACAAAAAATTCAAGTGTAAagtttattttatctatttaaaactGATATGGTTTCTTAAATGTGTACTAACAAACATGCTATGGAAATTAATGCTTTAAAACAACTGTCCACTCAAATTCTATCACatcatatattagttttttttttttggttcttatattatatagatattttaagatttttaaaacagaattCTTTTGAGATAGTTTAataattgtaaacaaaatttcataaatattattttaagttaataaataaattagatatttaaattcTCTGTATATGAAATGAGATCCTTGTCTTGTCAATATTTTatacctagttttttttttttaacttttaaaaaatagtagTCCCATCCTCAAAGCATGTTGAGGAACTAATGATCTAGTATTAAATAAATGGGTATCACTTATGGTATCAACAATAACTTCAACGAAGTCGAATTATTGAACTAGGAGGTAGGTTAGTAGTGTTTGGTGAGGGAAAAAAAGAGATGCTACTAATAATGCAAAACTACAAGTCAAATAACAAATGAAACAGCTTAATTAATACCAAAACGCAATGCTTATGAGttttatctaatatttataagaatatggaataaacaaaaaaaaatttaagaatataaGTAGATGATGGATGGATGGGTACGTGAATACAGCTGTAGCCatgtttctccttttcttttcccattcaatatttacatacaaaaataagaaacaaagaaaaaatctaaTCACTTTCAGACACATAAGCCTGACTTCATATCCCAACTGTCCActttattttattagatttttcaAGAATGcaacctttttttaaaaattacatgtaTTTGAATATTTGATGAAATAATGCACTAGTAGTCTACTAGACGTGGTCATCGAAACtcgtaaatttatttttaatcattttagtaTCGCAAACCAGATTTACAGTGAAATGTTTTACATGCACCACATAAAAAAATGGATAATAATATTTTGCACTACGTTTACTATAAACCATACTATTATCTTTAACACATATACCTACCATACATGTAGATAGAATAGCTAAGTTTGTTTATACTAATATCTAGTGTTCATAACttcatattaatttgatttggttaGTATCAAATTATAACACATCCAAGTTTCACTAAATAAGATGATTGAAATATAAATCAAAGAAAttggattataaaaaaaaaaggaaagaaagagcCGCAAAGGAGGAAAGAGGATAGAGATGGGTTTTCGAGGAGGCTGACATCTTCGACATGTGCCTCTCTTACTGTCATTTACTTCATCAATCTCAGAACTTCTTTTGccctctttctcttttgcatCAGAACTATtaactacataatatatatggTCATGTCTAGATTCTCTGGATTAATGATGTTTTAAACTGTTTTGTGTCAAATGAATTGGGGGTTTCAAGAAAAAAGGAACGTTTAAGCAAAATGGAAATCTTGGGTACAACCAAGCAGAAAAAGAggaatataaaaatgtaaagatttgtggactagaaaaaaaaaagagtacaaagAATCCTCTAATTAagcaaaaaatagaaaaatgctTTAGAATATTGATAATGTCTTTTTTCTAACATTCtcaaagagattttttttggttatttcgtGGATATTATAAAAGTGGAGTAGTGGTCATTGCTGAAGAGTAAGCGCACCAAACAAGCATAAGTGTGAGAGAACACACATTATATGCGAGATGATGTTACGGAGTTTATATCAGTATAGATTGTGTGGTTCGTGTTTGTTGAAACCTTTAATGGACTGCGGTACGCTAGTTACCGAAGTTTTGCATAGTTAAGATCAGTGGCGGATCCAATAATATTTTTCACCGAGTGCAAAAgtgtatttaataatttaaaaaattatttaaattttttttaagtatatagTTTACAAGCATATTCTAGGCTCACTCATAGACTTAAATCTCTTTATCACTGTTTCATTAGTGACATAATCAagctacttttttttaatataacatataaGACAGTCActtaaaaatgagtttttttgtttctctaatcCTCTGTTTCACGTTGAGAAAGGAATTCAATACAATACATTTTATGTAGTTtagaaaataatggaaaacaAATATTTGCATGAAggatttaattagatttataagaaaattaccTATTATTATCctcaatcaaaagaaaaaaagaagaaaattaaatagatttaaaatttgGTATATCTATTGGGCTTTAAACCTtcaaaaattaacatttattgAGGTGTAGGAATAAATACGTAGGGTGCAACTTTACATATTTTAATGTGGTGAATgctataaaaattatataatatacgtatattttttttaatccatatGATGCACCTGCACCCCCCATATATATGGAGGATCCGCCCCTGGTTAAGATCTAATAGGggttaaacaaaacaaataaatgcaTCATGCAAAAGCAATTTCGAGTTCGATTAATATAGGATGATAAACACGTGAAACCCATGaatattaagttttaatttGTCTACGAAATTGTCAattatctttcctttttttgtcttctcttctttatctaTAAACCATTCTTTTCAGGATACTCTTTTTACATGCATTTTTATGCATCAAAAtgttactttcttttctttgctttagAGAGTTTGATTGCATCCATCCTCTTGCCATTTCAGAATATGTGGACACTTGATTATGAGAATCAATTAGTGACCGACCTCTATCTGATCTTATACCGTTTGGTCATcttgattactttttttttactgaccGTTCTTGAACGACTTTGGAATTGTTTCAAGTCGTAAAGAGTTAATAGCTAAGTTTATCAATacaatagtttttaatttttattcatctaCTCTTACCTCCCGGATTTGTTTAagtagtttctttttctttattcactACAGATCCAAAATTCTTAATAATTAAAGAGCTtgcaatttatatatttggtaaGCATCCATGAAAGTTCGGATAAATGAACAAGGTCAAAATTATGGTTAAACCAATCTTTTGTCATGTTctacttttgatatttttataacacATGTTATTCCTAAAATCTCAAATCAGAGCATCACTAAACGTTGAGACATGTTGTTGTTatcatcaaattatatattcaaactgTTTGTGGTCATATGAGTGAATGTGTATATATTAAGACCTCAGTCAACTAATATATACCAATCTAGAGTCTAAACAAACACAGACTCAGTTCAAATCAAAGTTTGTGTACCCGCCTaatcctttattttatttttattagtcgTATACATCCAATTATCATATGATTAATTAGAGGAtcatcaaatatcacattgcATATATACAGATCAACCATTGATAAAATAATTGAGAAATGTATAAATTTagtagataaaataaaaaataaaaaaaaaactagctagTGACAGGTTGGAGAGATAATGTTGTCTTTTGCAAACTTTTCTAACTCTTTTGGCATTTTTGTCTTTCCACTGTAAATTTTCCTAGGTTGGCAACAAACTCAAAAGCATCTAATACTCTTTACATACAAAAAATCCAagttactttttttaaaaaaaatttttggttCATAtattccttaaaccaaaccaagaaaCCCAATAAACAAAAGTGGATAAGTATTTCACTAAACAAGTCTTAATCATATACACTTCAACTCCAGAAAAAAAGGCAAGAAGCTTATTGACGATTCCACATCAATACTAAAGACTCGATCGTTTTCAAACAAGTGGATCTCAGTTTCCAACTATGTACGAAAAGGAGAAACCTTTATACATGccaaagtaaaaacaaaaataaaaagcttcataaaaccaaaacccagAATGAAAGAAAGATCACAACTTTCTAACCTCTAGCTAGGCTCGGTATAACTACTACATATGTAATTTTACAGActtgttaatatatttattactatgTAATGATAATGTCTTTGAAGTTGGATCAATCTTTTGGAAAGAGATCACTTCCATTTCTTGAAGAATTTGCCCTTGTGCTTCCCAAACATGCCATGTTTCCAGCGTTTTCCGAATTTTCCGTGCTTGAACTTGCCGTGTTTGAACTTACCGTGACCATGATACCCGTAGCCATAGCCGTGACCGTGGTGGTGACCATAGTGTCCATGGTGAGACATATGGTGAGCACCAGCTGCTGCAGCCACTCCACCAGCTATTATAGCTCCTAGACCTCCGTGGTGATGTCCTGTAACATTAATTTGGTTTCCTCATCAAACATCAAGTCAAAAGGACTCTTTTCAAAAGCCATTTGCTAAAGATGCTAAAGGTTATAGGATCGCGAAAACGAAATAACACTAAACATATAAGCAAACGCAGAACAACAATCAAAAGCCTAAATGTCACCAACATGTAAAGATCCTATTTGTATGAGGAAGAATGTAAAAGTTGAGACTGAAGTTACCAGAGTGAGATGGATGGGGATAGCCGTGAGGAGGATAACCAGCAGGAGGGTAACCACCGTGTGGAGGATAAGCAACTGGTGGATAGCCataagaaggaggaggaggaggaggaggcgggtATGAATAAGGAGCTCCATAACCATGACCATGATGACCATAACCGTGACCATGATGAGGTGGGTAATGTCCGCCTGCAAATCCTGCTAAGTGGTGGAAGAGTCCTTTGTCATTGTGATCATTACGTTGATCATCTCCCATCTTTTTTCACACTTTGGTTTTCAGAGCAAAGGGTAACCAAActgtaaagaagaaaacacattgACATTAGATTATGAAAGAAAACAGAATACTTAATTACATCAACTCTGTGTGAAGATCAATTACTAAGGGGCAAAGTGAGTGTTTGGCTACTTTAAATTTAAGGCTAATGCTAGTAAAATAAACACTCAAACCTCAAGAGAAAAGGCATCAAGAGACTTATAAAGAGTAATCTTTTTAATCTACAGATCGAAACAATCTATTCACAAAAGATGCTTCTGACTAAGAATTAAGAAACTTTCACCAACATTCTAATCCGATTTCTCTTGTCCACACGTACAATTCCTTCTCTAAACGAACAAAAAGGATAAATTTTTCCTTTGAAACAGTCTAGGGTTTATAGCACTGATTTCTAGGGTTATAAAAATCTCAGATTCAGTAGGCTCAAACATAGACATAACTGAAATAATTCCCATATCAGAAGATTAAACAAACACTCGCTATTCAAATACACAAAAACTCCAGAAATTATAAATCTAAACAAAAGATTAAAGATTGTGTTtgtaccaatttttttttcttctccgaATTCGATACTGCGACGGTCTTCAAGCAATTGCCCAGAAAGAAAGATTAAGACTTGATTCGATTTCGTAATTCCAAAGATCACAACGTCGTCTGCATCTATATACTTGCGCGTTTTGTCGAAGCAGAGGAAACGCCTGAGACGCTGCTAATCGAGCCGTAGTTTCCCCGCCACGcgtttcgttttttattttattatttactaatcagatttttctctctatttttcaaCATTTGtcctttttattgttttttttctctggaccaattaataatatttttataaaatacatacGAATAAGTTCTACAGATAATGGAAATTATTACGATAAGGATCTGATTCCAGTCAAATTGACACACACCTAATGACCTAATCCATTACAGATTTTTATCATTTAATACAAGTCACATGTCTTGTTTTTAATCAACTAAGAAAGTCCTGGTACGGTTTGGTTTTAAACGATTCGGTTAGCATTACTAAAGAACTCAAACGACGACCAAATTTGGTTGTTTGGAAACAAAACTGAATCATGTAAGCTGACGTTTCTGGTAAAGTCTTCTGTAGATTCTTGCACCTTCGAATTCTGCGTGGATCTCTCGTTCCGTTCGTATACCCATCGGGTTTCCCATTAACCAACCATCCTCCTCTGTCTCAACTGTGTCGTCCATGTGTTGAAGAACATTTGATTCCTCGTCCAACTGATCTCTCATGTCTTGAGCCACATCCAGCACATCTGATTGCACAAAGATCTGTTCAcagccaaaaacaaaacttcaaaCAACCAGTAAATAATGTTGGTAAGCATTAGAGGGTAAATAAAGCTTTTTACCTTTCCGCCAGGTTTTAGGTTTTGAAGAATGGAATTTACCAAAGGCTTTTGGACAACACGTCTCTTTTGATGACGTTTCTTGAAATGAGGATCTGGACACTGCATTTTTAACACGTCCCCAAAACAAACAAGTTGGATCATCATTATCACATCTAGAAGACAGAGCCTGGAAACATTCTCTTACTCAGATGCTTTATCACTTACCAAGATTGAGACAATCTCCAACGGTCCAGGATAACTCGTTATCAGTTGTTCAAAGGAAACCATGGCGTTTGCAAATATGAAGTGTCTAAAAACCCATTCCAAAATATCCATCAAAGAAAGTTAGTATAACACAGAGAAGTATTGTAAAGATCTTCCTAAGGTTTTGGAATGCAATAACTTACACGTTTGAAAGTCCGAGCTCATCCACCCAAAAGTTGGCGCGTTTGACCAGCTGCAAAGAAATGTGAGAAATTGAACTTGGTTAGGCCAATGTAACCGAAACTACAACTAGCTAAAGCAAATGAATAGTCAAGTGAATTTGAAACTGTCAGAGGAGCTTGATGCCTACTTTCTGACGTATTTCCAGCCCCAAGTAATTTGTCGATCCAGCATTCTTATTAGCTAGCCATAGGAGAAATCTGCCACTACCTAAAATATAAGGAAGTAACCACAGGATTAGTAGAtgaatccaaatccaaaaaccaTTTAATAAGACTGCCCAAAATCGTATTCAGATTCCACGAAAAGATGCCAATTATGCAAACAAAAGCTTCCAAGATAACTAGTGTGTAGTGAAACTCATCAATCGAGAGAACAAGATTGGtggtaaaataatattttgccTCCTACGAAATCATCTCTCGCTCATAACTTGAAGAAGCAAACATAAGTCCCACAAGTTCTAAGTAAGCTCACAAGTTACCACTTCCAATATCCACCATCAAAGGAAGTGATGGATCCTTATAAACTTCATCCCAAACAGGAACTGGAGCTGGTTTCTATCAGAAAGAAAGACCATTTGTAAATCATACATGCTTTCTCACATATCAAGGTTAAAAAGCTGTCACAAACtttgcaaaatcatcaacttaCAGAGAAAGAGGAACTGAGAGGATTAACATGCTGTCTGATTCTTACATGACCCACTTCCTGAAAACAaacacagagaaaaaaaaaacaaatgataaatCAATCCTATCCAATATCCACTAATTAGAAGAGCCTATGCAGATGAAAAGCTCTCAACTTGGAACAACAGAGAGAAAATAACATTTATCGGAAATACAAGCaatacaaatacaataaaagaaaatgaaattagaGTTAACAAATAGCAAAGAAAGGAGGATACTTCAGATATCTTATGCATGATGTTTAGCTCTGCATACTCCAAGTCCACCAATTCATTGCTTCTCAGTTCCTTTAAATCGATACAAATTGAGGTAGACGCAGAGCTAAATGCTCTGAAGCTGCTACAATGGCGAGGGATTTTGTATCCGCTCGTGAAGCTATGCGGCGATGAAGCTAGAGAAAACACCCTTTTCGCCAAAAGCAATGGTGTACTTGAAGACGAAGAGCAAGCTTGATATAGAgtagccatttttttttgtattggaaGATAAAAGTAGGATTCGATTTTATTGGATTCGACcataaaaatgttttcttttcagTGTTCTCTCCTCTGCCTGCGTTTATGAGGTTCTCAACTATAAATCTAAGAGTTTTGTACTTAATGTGCTAAGAATTGAAATAAATGGGGTGTTTATGTAAATACATTAAAATGTACAAGAACTTGTGGATTTTAAAACTCTCAGCTTTCTCGCGCTTGGAGAGCTCAGAGCCACTAAACCCAAAACATGTTTTAACCATGTGGTTTTTGCATCCTGTTTAGACCACCACCGAGAGGGCAACCAGGGGTTATTGACCAAACAACAGGTCTTCTCTACTATGTCCAAGATCACTGTGCAAAAGTGTTAGGTTGCGACCTAACGCCTGTAACAAAAGAGTCAAAGAAGGGAATAAGAAAGATAAGAAGGAGGCAAGAGTAAAAGATTAATGTTTTGATTTCATAACATAAGGAAACCCTATTGTTTCAGGTTTCATTTAAATACACATTGCAATAAGTAAAATGACA is drawn from Camelina sativa cultivar DH55 chromosome 8, Cs, whole genome shotgun sequence and contains these coding sequences:
- the LOC104706064 gene encoding glycine-rich protein A3-like, giving the protein MGDDQRNDHNDKGLFHHLAGFAGGHYPPHHGHGYGHHGHGYGAPYSYPPPPPPPPSYGYPPVAYPPHGGYPPAGYPPHGYPHPSHSGHHHGGLGAIIAGGVAAAAGAHHMSHHGHYGHHHGHGYGYGYHGHGKFKHGKFKHGKFGKRWKHGMFGKHKGKFFKKWK
- the LOC104706065 gene encoding uncharacterized protein LOC104706065, yielding MVESNKIESYFYLPIQKKMATLYQACSSSSSTPLLLAKRVFSLASSPHSFTSGYKIPRHCSSFRAFSSASTSICIDLKELRSNELVDLEYAELNIMHKISEEVGHVRIRQHVNPLSSSFSKPAPVPVWDEVYKDPSLPLMVDIGSGSGRFLLWLANKNAGSTNYLGLEIRQKLVKRANFWVDELGLSNVHFIFANAMVSFEQLITSYPGPLEIVSILCPDPHFKKRHQKRRVVQKPLVNSILQNLKPGGKIFVQSDVLDVAQDMRDQLDEESNVLQHMDDTVETEEDGWLMGNPMGIRTEREIHAEFEGARIYRRLYQKRQLT
- the LOC104706063 gene encoding uncharacterized protein LOC104706063 isoform X2 translates to MDPQAFIRLSVGSLALRIPKILLNSSSRTDEKKNCSSQCSCEIKLRGFPVQTTSVPLMPSLDAAPDHQGVSTSFYLEESDLRALLTPGCFYTHAHLEISVFTGKKSSNCGVGAKRQHIGIFKLEVGPQWGEGKPMILFNGWIGIGKNKRDGGAQLHLRVKLDPDPRYVFQFEDVTTLSPQIVQLRGSVKQPIFSCKFSRDRVSQVDPLNGYWSSSGDGTELESERRERKGWKVKIHDLSGSAVAAAFITTPFVPSTGCDWVAKSNPGAWLVVRPDPSRPNSWQPWGKLEAWRERGIRDSVCCRFHLLSNGLEVGDVLMSEILISAEKGGEFLIDTDKQMLTVAATPIPSPQSSGDFSGLGQCVSGGGFVMSSRVQGEGKSSKPVVQLAMRHVTCVEDAAIFMALAAAVDLSILACKPFRRTSRSRFRHYSW
- the LOC104706063 gene encoding uncharacterized protein LOC104706063 isoform X1; translated protein: MDPQAFIRLSVGSLALRIPKILLNSSSRTDEKKNCSSQCSCEIKLRGFPVQTTSVPLMPSLDAAPDHQGVSTSFYLEESDLRALLTPGCFYTHAHLEISVFTGKKSSNCGVGAKRQHIGIFKLEVGPQWGEGKPMILFNGWIGIGKNKRDGGAQLHLRVKLDPDPRYVFQFEDVTTLSPQIVQLRGSVKQPIFSCKFSRDRVSQVDPLNGYWSSSGDGTELESERRERKGWKVKIHDLSGSAVAAAFITTPFVPSTGCDWVAKSNPGAWLVVRPDPSRPNSWQPWGKLEAWRERGIRDSVCCRFHLLSNGLEVGDVLMSEILISAEKGGEFLIDTDKQMLTVAATPIPSPQSSGDFSGLGQCVSGGGFVMSSRVQGEGKSSKPVVQLAMRHVTCVEDAAIFMALAAAVDLSILACKPFRRTSRRRFRHYSW